In one Clostridia bacterium genomic region, the following are encoded:
- the glyS gene encoding glycine--tRNA ligase subunit beta — protein MADFLLEIGTEEIPARMIPTATGELTRRVRDLIARERLGRSSVASESGSTSDIEIQIEAFSTPRRLAVFAHGVIASQPDVEEQVLGPSLKVAYKDGQPTPAAHAFAKKVNVDVAKLQQVSTPKGDYLAANVTRKGRSAGEIFSEFLPKEIASLYWAKNMYWRGKSAERFVRPVRWLVAMLDRQVVPLEFAGITASNATRGHRVLSDGMPQIAKNGRSHEITIQSPGRYVEALTSGFVIPTAAQREHIIRKALDAATRTLHGARWREDSDLLATVVNLTEFPAVILGNFDSEYLALPEEVLVTVMRDHQKYFAVEDTSGKLAPHFLAVLNTSGDPEGLIRHGNERVLRARFNDARFFWTTDQKIPLRDRVQSLKSVTFQKDLGSYYAKTERLGRLAARIADDLAAAGLELSRNAVCEAAQLAKTDLTTELVKEFTELQGIVGGLYAVHQGHDAAVGSAIYDQYKPESMEDAVPRTMEGAVLAIADKSDSIAGMFALGLVPSGSKDPFALRRAANGIVRIIAEHKLPLSLRQLMRDALDGYQGSEAENKFTNTGERLSEDLDSFFRERLEFYLRDAKGFAYDVVNAVLAANSNAPATAEAALLRGDGADDVVDALARAEAVAKVRPSEDFESISVAFKRMKNILRQAKEAGKWDDSMIMTEFPQTYDDVAEGRLFEVVPKVAEDVGRLRDQKQYEQALVEVSKLRTPIDVFFEKVMVMVEEEEVRRRRLYLLYKLLSEFTTIADFSEIVIERKV, from the coding sequence ATGGCTGACTTCCTCTTAGAGATCGGGACCGAAGAGATTCCGGCGCGCATGATTCCCACCGCGACCGGCGAACTGACTCGCCGTGTGCGCGACCTTATTGCACGCGAACGCCTTGGCCGCAGCAGCGTGGCGTCTGAAAGCGGTTCCACTTCCGATATTGAGATTCAGATCGAGGCTTTCTCTACGCCGCGCCGCCTCGCGGTGTTCGCGCATGGTGTCATTGCCTCTCAACCTGATGTCGAAGAGCAAGTGCTGGGTCCATCGCTGAAGGTCGCCTACAAGGATGGCCAGCCCACCCCGGCAGCGCACGCGTTTGCTAAGAAGGTGAATGTTGACGTAGCGAAGTTGCAGCAGGTCTCCACGCCGAAGGGCGACTACCTTGCCGCAAACGTCACGAGGAAAGGTCGCAGCGCCGGCGAGATCTTCTCCGAGTTCCTGCCAAAAGAGATTGCTTCGCTCTACTGGGCGAAGAACATGTATTGGCGCGGCAAGAGCGCTGAGCGCTTCGTGCGTCCCGTGCGCTGGCTCGTCGCCATGCTGGATCGGCAGGTCGTGCCGCTGGAGTTCGCCGGCATCACGGCATCGAACGCAACGCGTGGGCATCGCGTTCTGTCCGACGGTATGCCGCAGATTGCCAAGAACGGACGTTCGCACGAAATCACGATCCAGTCGCCAGGGCGGTACGTGGAAGCGCTGACCAGCGGCTTCGTAATCCCAACGGCTGCGCAGCGCGAGCACATAATCCGTAAGGCTCTTGATGCCGCCACGCGGACACTGCACGGCGCACGCTGGCGCGAAGACAGCGATCTGCTTGCGACGGTGGTGAACCTAACGGAGTTCCCCGCGGTCATCCTCGGCAACTTCGATTCCGAATATCTAGCGTTGCCGGAAGAAGTGCTTGTCACGGTGATGCGCGACCACCAGAAATATTTCGCCGTGGAAGACACATCCGGAAAACTTGCGCCGCATTTCCTTGCTGTGCTGAACACTTCGGGCGATCCCGAAGGTCTTATCCGTCACGGAAACGAACGGGTACTGCGCGCACGCTTCAACGACGCCCGTTTCTTCTGGACGACAGACCAGAAGATCCCGCTGCGCGATCGCGTGCAGAGCCTGAAATCGGTTACGTTCCAGAAGGATCTCGGCAGCTATTACGCCAAGACCGAACGCCTTGGCCGGCTCGCAGCTCGCATTGCGGACGACCTGGCCGCTGCCGGCCTTGAACTGTCGCGCAATGCGGTGTGCGAGGCCGCACAGCTCGCCAAGACGGATTTGACGACCGAGCTTGTAAAAGAATTTACGGAGCTTCAAGGCATTGTCGGCGGACTCTACGCGGTTCATCAGGGACACGATGCCGCGGTCGGCAGCGCCATCTACGATCAGTACAAGCCTGAGTCGATGGAGGACGCTGTACCGCGCACGATGGAAGGCGCGGTGCTCGCCATCGCCGACAAGTCCGACTCGATTGCCGGCATGTTTGCGCTAGGACTTGTTCCGAGCGGGTCGAAAGATCCGTTCGCGTTGCGACGCGCGGCTAACGGCATCGTGAGGATCATCGCCGAGCACAAGCTGCCGCTCAGCCTGCGCCAACTCATGCGCGATGCGCTTGACGGATACCAGGGCTCCGAGGCCGAGAACAAGTTCACTAACACAGGCGAGAGGCTCAGCGAAGACCTCGACAGCTTCTTCCGCGAGCGGCTTGAGTTCTACCTGCGCGATGCCAAAGGCTTCGCTTATGACGTTGTGAACGCCGTGCTGGCCGCGAACTCGAACGCGCCGGCGACTGCCGAGGCGGCGCTGCTGCGCGGCGATGGCGCAGATGATGTGGTGGACGCGCTTGCACGCGCAGAGGCTGTCGCGAAGGTTCGCCCGTCGGAGGATTTCGAATCGATCTCCGTTGCATTCAAGCGGATGAAGAACATTCTGCGTCAGGCAAAGGAAGCAGGGAAGTGGGATGATTCCATGATTATGACGGAGTTCCCGCAGACTTACGATGACGTTGCCGAGGGCAGGCTTTTCGAGGTTGTACCTAAGGTAGCCGAAGATGTCGGCCGCCTGCGTGATCAAAAGCAATACGAACAGGCGCTGGTGGAGGTTTCGAAACTCCGCACACCCATCGACGTCTTCTTCGAAAAAGTCATGGTCATGGTGGAAGAAGAGGAGGTACGCCGCCGGCGCTTGTATCTGCTTTACAAGCTGCTGAGCGAGTTCACCACGATCGCAGACTTCAGCGAGATCGTGATCGAACGCAAGGTATAG
- the recO gene encoding DNA repair protein RecO → MPLKQSEAIVLRTYPLHEADLLVTFFTRAEGKLKGVAKAAKKSRRRFGGALEPLTCVRVYWQDRQGQELARIDSCDVLLSPLSDELDYPRLVALGHVAEMLDELMPDREANDTVFRLAASVLAELASGSIWMPVTYFQIWMVRLMGFLPELGVCTECGVELWSERAFYHAMVDGLLCGRDKRLASSELSLESRRMAAEMFRAPVETFADQRWPRAKGADLRRFLMQIVQRHAERKFITVSQLEKLE, encoded by the coding sequence GTGCCGCTGAAGCAATCCGAAGCAATCGTCCTCCGCACGTATCCGCTGCATGAGGCCGACTTGCTCGTTACGTTTTTCACGCGCGCGGAAGGCAAGCTCAAGGGAGTTGCGAAGGCCGCCAAGAAATCGCGGCGCCGCTTTGGCGGTGCACTCGAGCCTCTCACGTGCGTTCGCGTGTACTGGCAGGACCGGCAAGGACAGGAGTTGGCTCGCATCGATTCATGCGACGTATTGCTGTCGCCGCTCTCGGACGAACTGGACTATCCGCGTCTCGTGGCGTTGGGGCATGTGGCCGAGATGCTCGACGAGCTGATGCCGGATCGCGAGGCGAACGACACGGTATTCCGTCTTGCCGCCTCGGTACTGGCCGAGCTTGCAAGTGGCTCCATCTGGATGCCGGTCACGTATTTCCAGATCTGGATGGTGCGCTTGATGGGCTTCCTGCCGGAGCTTGGCGTCTGCACGGAGTGCGGCGTGGAGTTGTGGAGCGAGCGCGCTTTCTACCATGCGATGGTGGACGGATTGTTGTGCGGGCGGGATAAGCGCCTGGCGTCGTCCGAGCTGTCGCTGGAATCGCGCAGGATGGCGGCGGAGATGTTTCGCGCTCCGGTAGAAACCTTCGCGGATCAGCGTTGGCCCCGTGCCAAAGGTGCTGACCTGCGCCGGTTCCTGATGCAGATTGTGCAGCGGCACGCAGAGAGAAAGTTCATTACGGTATCGCAGCTTGAGAAACTGGAGTAG
- a CDS encoding glycine--tRNA ligase subunit alpha: MSKAKQTGLTFQDLILRLQDFWARQGCVLQQPHDVEVGAGTMSPETFLGVLGPRQHRVGYVQPSRRPADGRYGENPNRLYKHTQFQVILKPPPNDVQELYLESLAAIGIDLKKHDIKFEEDNWESPTLGAWGIGWQVMLDGLEITQFTYFQQCGGVDLDPISVELTYGLERIAAFLQDVDSIYDIVWVRDAEGNAVTYGDIRLADEEQFSVYNFERADVALLWKHLDAYEAECQALLDEYSTLVHAGKEASKKDRAVDHDFTNKLREQKLRFPVLPAFDLCLKCSHLFNILDARGAISVTERVGVIARIRQLAVACAKSYVDQQKAAEGIAETKAVGH, encoded by the coding sequence ATGTCGAAAGCGAAACAGACCGGACTGACTTTTCAGGACCTTATTCTCCGCCTGCAGGATTTCTGGGCGCGTCAGGGTTGCGTGTTGCAGCAACCGCACGATGTAGAAGTCGGAGCCGGAACCATGTCGCCGGAAACGTTCCTCGGCGTGCTCGGCCCGCGGCAGCATAGAGTCGGCTACGTGCAGCCCTCGCGCCGCCCCGCCGATGGTCGTTATGGCGAGAATCCGAACCGACTTTATAAGCACACGCAATTCCAGGTAATCCTGAAGCCGCCGCCAAATGACGTGCAGGAGCTCTACCTTGAGTCGCTGGCGGCCATCGGCATCGATCTCAAGAAACATGACATCAAGTTCGAGGAGGACAACTGGGAGTCGCCCACACTCGGCGCGTGGGGCATCGGCTGGCAGGTCATGCTTGATGGACTTGAGATCACGCAGTTCACATATTTCCAGCAGTGCGGCGGCGTCGATCTCGACCCCATCTCGGTCGAACTGACGTATGGGCTTGAGCGCATCGCGGCGTTCCTGCAGGACGTCGATTCCATTTATGACATCGTGTGGGTACGTGATGCCGAAGGCAACGCAGTCACCTACGGCGACATACGTCTCGCCGATGAAGAGCAATTCTCGGTCTACAACTTTGAACGCGCGGACGTGGCGCTGCTATGGAAGCATCTCGATGCCTATGAAGCCGAGTGCCAGGCATTGCTCGATGAGTATTCGACTCTGGTGCACGCGGGCAAGGAAGCGAGCAAGAAGGATCGCGCTGTCGATCACGATTTCACAAATAAGTTACGCGAGCAAAAGCTGCGCTTTCCAGTGCTCCCCGCCTTCGATCTCTGTCTGAAATGCTCGCACCTGTTCAACATTCTCGATGCTCGAGGAGCGATCAGCGTGACGGAGCGCGTGGGCGTTATCGCCCGCATTCGCCAACTCGCGGTGGCTTGCGCCAAGTCGTATGTAGACCAGCAGAAGGCAGCAGAAGGCATTGCAGAAACAAAGGCCGTCGGACACTAG